In Salvelinus namaycush isolate Seneca chromosome 15, SaNama_1.0, whole genome shotgun sequence, a genomic segment contains:
- the LOC120060135 gene encoding pro-opiomelanocortin A, giving the protein MLCPAWLLAVAVVGVVRGVKGQCWENPHCYDLSSENNILECIQLCRSDLTAKSPIFPVKEHLQPLSPSDSDSPPPYLPLSLLSPSSPLYPSEQQNSAPPQAKRSYSMEHFRWGKPVGRKRRPVKVYTNGVEEESSEAFPSEMRRELGTDDGMYPSLEAGTEEGGEAEGLGGVFSLQEKKDGSYKMNHFRWSGPPASKRYGGFMKSWDERSQKPLLTLFKNVIIKDGQQKREQ; this is encoded by the exons ATGCTGTGTCCTGCGTGGTTATTGGCTGTGGCCGTGGTGGGCGTGGTCAGAGGGGTGAAAGGTCAGTGCTGGGAGAACCCTCACTGTTATGACCTCAGCTCTGAAAACAACATCTTG gaGTGTATCCAGCTCTGTCGTTCTGACCTCACCGCCAAATCTCCCATCTTCCCCGTCAAGGAGCATCTCCAACCCCTGTCCccctctgactctgactctccTCCCCCCTACTTACCTCTGTcgctcctctccccatcctcccccctgTACCCCTCGGAGCAGCAGAACAGCGCCCCCCCACAGGCTAAGCGTTCCTACTCCATGGAACACTTCCGCTGGGGGAAGCCTGTGGGCCGTAAGCGCAGGCCGGTGAAGGTCTACACCAACGGTGTGGAGGAGGAGTCCTCCGAGGCGTTTCCCAGCGAGATGAGACGAGAGCTGGGCACCGACGATGGCATGTACCCCTCCCTGGAGGCTGGGACTGAGGAGGGGGGCGAGGCAGAGGGCCTGGGGGGGGTGTTTAGTCTTCAGGAGAAGAAAGACGGCTCGTATAAGATGAACCACTTCCGCTGGAGCGGACCGCCCGCCAGTAAGCGCTATGGAGGGTTCATGAAAAGCTGGGACGAGCGCAGTCAGAAACCACTGCTCACACTGTTCAAAAACGTCATTATCAAAGACGGACAGCAGAAGAGAGagcagtga